The Primulina tabacum isolate GXHZ01 chromosome 10, ASM2559414v2, whole genome shotgun sequence region TGATATATTCAAGCCCTCGACAAAAAAGGTTGTGGTCGATCTCGAATTCGAGTCCTGTTGATTGTAtcttattcataaaaaaaaatcaacggCGGCAATCATCTGCATTCATACCCACCCTCAAACCCAAATACAAAGTTGCCTAGCTGCACCACTCAAGTAATGTCTTCCCCTCGTAATGCCTGAAAGAAATGGGAATAGAatacagaacaaattttttcaaTCTTTTCAGTAATAATGcatagggaatcatgggaaaaagatacatacatatatatataattgacttattttttttgtaaattgaTCTTTAACCAATGCACACTAAAATGTCCACTGCTTTTACCATCTGTCCTCATGCATGTCCCCACATCTATGAGATCAAAACACGAAACCGAGGAAAAGTATATTTTATCAAAATCCTTTAGATTTCTCTTTTGAAATATTCCCATCTTAAGGAAACCATTTTATGCTAAAAAAAAAGAGCTTAGGGTACCATAAAAAAGGAGAACTCACTGGTATATAAACCCCTATCAACCCATTTTTCAAAATCACCAATTTCGAACAACGCTAGCAAGAACTTCCTGAAAAGATATATATACTTCGATTCTTACGTCGAtattgttttgttttcataCAAGGTGATACGGTGTTTATTGGCTTTCCCTTGTGCATGTACGTTAGACTTCTTTCGTGCCGTTTGTTTGACAAAATAGTGTTGTCTAAGACGGAAATgtactttaaattaaataatcttgaATTTCAAAAACTTAAGAAATATTCAAGGATAGAGTTGTGTGTGTTCTCATACGTTTTGCAGCTTGATTATTGCCATCATACTTCAAACATCATGCATGATTCACATAACGCAGATttattagatatatatatatatatatactctcCATTTGATCTGCTGCATTCTTAGTGTTGCTAACTTTGCATTCTTCATAAAATATTAGACACACAATGAATAAGGAAGGAGATTGGTTGTGTCCCGCATGCCAGCACCTCAACTTCAAGAAACGAGACCAATGCCAACGATGTGGCTGCCCCAAGAATGCTACGGCAGCCGAAGTTTCCTCGTACATAATACAGAGAACCGAACTGATGCCTGGAGATTGGTATTGTGGTGGCCAGAATTGCGGTGCACACAACTATGCCAGTCGAACGAGCTGCTATCGATGTGGTTCACTGAAGGACTACTGCGGTTATGGGGCCGGAGTTATAGCTTCTGCCGGTTATGCATATGATGCCATCCCTGGTTGGAAAAGCGGAGATTGGATTTGCACCAGGTTTATTCGAAGAAACcatagattaatgcatgttctcCTTTAGATGCACGTTGCAGTAACTTATGTGGGATCATAATATCATCCACGATTCAAATTCGACAACCGAGACCAGCCAAGATGGATTAATGGATAGCATGCATTAATCCATCAGTATTCGGTATACGCATTTTAGTTCAGGCAATAATTAACCATACTATTCTAATGAGGGAACCTTCCTAGGCAAACGGGTAGATGTTGGTCTGCAACCGTGTTTGATCTAGTCAAAAGGAAAAGGGAACAACTTGAGatattcattttcttaaaaaaaaatagatacgTATGATACGATACGAATGGTTATTAGTAGAATCTTTTATTTGTTGCAGTGCTCACACGGGCTTACGACTGGAGGCATGACATGACATCGCATATAGTTTTATTTTGTTGGTTTTTAAGGAAAATGTCAAGCTtaagatataattttaaaaagagGACCAAGAACTCAAAAGGTTAATTTATTGGATCGTACTATGTTGATTAGAATTATGCAGTGTTTATTTAATGGCTCACATGTTTAATGCTGGTCAGACTTGGATGCGGCATGCATAATTACGCTAGCAGGACGGAGTGCTATAAATGCAAGACAGCTAGAGATTTTGGTAAGTATCTCCGCGCGCGcgcatatatatatg contains the following coding sequences:
- the LOC142505525 gene encoding RNA-binding protein involved in heterochromatin assembly dri1-like, which produces MNKEGDWLCPACQHLNFKKRDQCQRCGCPKNATAAEVSSYIIQRTELMPGDWYCGGQNCGAHNYASRTSCYRCGSLKDYCGYGAGVIASAGYAYDAIPGWKSGDWICTRLGCGMHNYASRTECYKCKTARDFGGEV